In Populus trichocarpa isolate Nisqually-1 chromosome 16, P.trichocarpa_v4.1, whole genome shotgun sequence, a genomic segment contains:
- the LOC7487441 gene encoding uncharacterized protein LOC7487441 has protein sequence MGKQNKSKKTDSLGKGGKVSPVQIAFIVDRYLSDNSLTQTRSIFRTEASSLISKSPLREAPKSLLSLGAILNEYICLKEQKVILDRERVRLEQEKFRVQDFLHGMQDVMNAYNASANLTAPPATTPMIQASITRPAVMVPQADPFRGSPAAVGCPMHKSPGFPVSTPSNTTMERSNLSSITKHPSTRKRMGSNAVAESVPDAKKSRSKLASRKIPSKATSKQCDNAATAQANVQPLSPVIESSAQNGTPTGPIVQASGVAKSLFNQPLPSPPTSSSNPNTPPQAFCSQNDKSASPRDISANAHCSNNNTPQQVTPTNCTVITSERVTVSPFKNMTYYTMERNQCISSSSPVKTTLKRMCKRDCVKGRLDFDGSDAAVNLDESVDNEFYTSESDKEGDIFDLDLPNLDMFGANFSFSELLVDLERDCEGNACPCLPALAASADTISGSSHESRDGNFGTDQVMSEFSSTMTEVISGKDTHSQGPDITAVKSITKCIRILSPAKNQRSSLDQENCLASN, from the exons atggggAAGCAAAACAAGTCCAAGAAAACCGATTCTCTTGGCAAAGGAGGAAAAGTAAGTCCGGTCCAAATCGCTTTCATTGTGGATCGCTATCTCTCTGATAACAGTTTAACCCAAACTCGCTCCATTTTTAGGACTGAAGCCTCTTCTCTCATCTCCAAATCTCCACTTCGAGAG GCACCGAAGAGTTTGTTGAGTTTGGGGGCGATATTGAACGAGTATATATGTCTCAAGGAGCAGAAGGTGATTTTGGATCGAGAAAGGGTGCGTTTGGAGCAAGAAAAATTCAGGGTTCAGGATTTTTTGCATGGTATGCAAGATGTCATGAATGCTTATAATGCTAGTGCAAATTTAACAGCACCACCAGCCACTACACCTATGATTCAGGCTTCTATTACAAGACCTGCGGTTATGGTTCCTCAAGCAGATCCATTTCGTGGATCTCCTGCAGCTGTAG GCTGTCCCATGCACAAATCACCTGGCTTTCCAGTCTCGACACCCTCGAATACCACCATGGAGCGTAGCAATCTGTCCTCAATCACTAAGCACCCATCAACAAGAAAGCGAATGGGGTCAAATGCTGTTGCAGAATCTGTTCCAGATGCTAAAAAGTCTCGCAGCAAGTTAGCTTCAAGGAAAATACCAagtaaag CTACATCCAAACAATGTGATAATGCTGCCACTGCTCAAGCAAATGTTCAGCCCTTATCTCCTGTAATTGAATCATCAGCACAAAACGGCACACCCACTGGTCCAATAGTTCAAGCATCCGGTGTTGCTAAGAGTTTGTTCAATCAGCCTTTACCATCCCCTCCAACTAGTTCATCTAATCCCAATACACCACCACAAGCATTTTGCTCTCAAAATGACAAATCTGCATCTCCAAGGGACATTTCTGCCAATGCTCACTGCAGTAATAACAATACTCCTCAACAAGTCACTCCTACCAACTGCACGGTGATCACATCAGAGAGGGTTACAGTGAGCCCATTCAAAAACATGACGTACTACACCATGGAGAGAAATCAGTGTATCTCTTCTTCCTCTCCAGTTAAGACAACCTTGAAGAGGATGTGCAAGAGGGATTGTGTGAAGGGAAGGCTAGACTTTGATGGTTCTGATGCAGCAGTGAACTTGGATGAATCAGTTGACAATGAGTTCTATACATCTGAATCTGACAAGGAAGGGGACATTTTTGACTTAGACCTGCCTAACTTAGACATGTTTGGGGCTAATTTCTCCTTCTCTGAACTGTTGGTTGATCTGGAACGTGATTGTGAAGGAAATGCTTGTCCATGCCTGCCAGCCTTGGCAGCTTCTGCCGACACCATTTCTGG GTCATCACATGAATCTAGGGATGGTAATTTTGGGACCGATCAAGTCATGTCAGAGTTTTCCTCTACCATGACTGAGGTGATTTCTGGAAAAGATACGCATTCGCAAG gtCCTGACATAACAGCTGTGAAGTCCATAACAAAATGTATAAGAATTTTAAGCCCTG CTAAAAATCAAAGGAGTTCTTTGGATCAGGAGAATTGTTTGGCAAGTAACTGA
- the LOC112324477 gene encoding L-type lectin-domain containing receptor kinase VIII.1, which produces MAKFNIPACLTVLTFMISHLKMLNAGSSYSFSFETFDKNPNFQSNIALYGDAKVVGNGSLQLTRAGSSSAGRVMYKQPIKLVEGISGNMVSFSTNFSFLMSTDDGDGLAFFLVPSGFYVRMFDNSPFGLYLGSEKSSPKFVAVEFDTSRDAKFGDLNDNHVGIDVGGFVSVKVRNVSSNNMVLNSGKRLHSWIDYEAGSKRLEVRLSQSGDIKPIDPLLSYPIDLSKMLNDERVLIGLSSSNGNSSQTCFLYSWSLKLRHVPHWMHSEPLDPRAFAKRVKPVVVQKKSDCILKILAAMIFGTACGALGAFMVLYLWTIFGNRRPVVPEECSAHPGDFEYKKVKVVVDKAVQDGKH; this is translated from the coding sequence ATGGCCAAGTTCAACATTCCCGCCTGCTTAACGGTGCTTACTTTCATGATTTCTCACTTGAAAATGCTAAATGCTGGCTCAAGTTACTCCTTTTCCTTTGAAACTTTTgataaaaatccaaactttcaGTCCAACATTGCTCTTTATGGTGATGCGAAGGTCGTTGGTAATGGTTCTCTTCAACTCACTCGCGCAGGGAGTTCAAGTGCTGGACGAGTCATGTACAAGCAACCCATCAAGCTTGTCGAAGGTATTTCTGGAAATATGGTTTCCTTTTCCACCAATTTCTCATTCTTGATGTCAACTGATGATGGAGATggtttggctttttttttggttcctaGTGGTTTTTATGTGAGGATGTTTGATAACAGCCCATTTGGGCTATATTTAGGATCAGAGAAAAGTAGTCCTAAATTTGTTGCTGTTGAATTTGACACGTCGAGGGATGCTAAATTTGGTGATTTGAATGATAACCATGTGGGAATTGACGTGGGTGGTTTTGTGTCAGTCAAAGTGAGAAATGTTTCGTCCAATAATATGGTTTTGAATAGTGGAAAAAGATTGCATTCTTGGATTGATTATGAAGCGGGTTCGAAAAGATTAGAGGTTAGATTGAGTCAATCTGGTGATATAAAGCCAATTGATCCACTGCTCTCTTACCCAATTGACTTATCAAAAATGCTCAATGATGAGAGGGTTTTGATAGGCTTGAGCTCATCAAATGGAAATTCGTCTCAGACTTGCTTCCTCTATTCATGGAGCTTAAAGCTAAGGCATGTCCCCCATTGGATGCATTCTGAGCCACTGGACCCTCGGGCTTTTGCTAAACGTGTGAAACCAGTGGTAGTTCAAAAGAAGAgtgattgtattttaaaaatcctTGCTGCAATGATTTTTGGAACTGCTTGTGGAGCTCTGGGGGCATTCATGGTGTTATATCTTTGGACCATATTTGGCAATAGGCGCCCAGTTGTGCCAGAAGAGTGTTCTGCCCACCCTGGGGATTTTGAATACAAGAAAGTCAAAGTAGTTGTAGATAAAGCCGTCCAAGATGGCAAGCATTAG